In Fusobacterium sp. FSA-380-WT-3A, the DNA window AAATACTAGGAGGATTATATGGAAAATCCAAAAACTGCTCTTGAACTTATGAAAGCTAGATATGAGGCTTATGTTCAATGTGATATAGATTTTATAAAAAAAACTCATGACCCTAAAACTGCTAAAGGAATTAATTGGAAAGAGGCTGAAGAATGGTCTAAAAATTCCCAATGGCTTGGTTTAGAAATTATTGAAACTGTAAGAGGAACTCAATTTGATACTGATGGTATTGTGGAATTTAAAGCTAAATATCTAGATAAAATTTCTGGTAAAGAAATAGTCCATCATGAAAGAAGTTACTTTGTAAAAAAAGGTAGACATTGGTACTATAAAGGTTGGATTCCAATAGATTAATTTTTAGGAGGA includes these proteins:
- a CDS encoding YchJ family metal-binding protein; the encoded protein is MENPKTALELMKARYEAYVQCDIDFIKKTHDPKTAKGINWKEAEEWSKNSQWLGLEIIETVRGTQFDTDGIVEFKAKYLDKISGKEIVHHERSYFVKKGRHWYYKGWIPID